Proteins encoded by one window of Halosolutus amylolyticus:
- a CDS encoding CPBP family intramembrane glutamic endopeptidase yields MTTAVDGRKVGLFLALAFGISWTGAIGLFLAGIDPASTLGTVLVVVVFMWAPAISAIVVQRRNGESVRAGCGLARGRLRWVALAWVAPIGLLAATIGVGLAIPGVSLTTDYAAFLADLGLTAEQIEDSIAVLEGLPVPPIVLFVVQGLVAGLTINALAALGEELGWRGLLLAELAPLGFWRLSAVTGVVWGIWHAPIILQGHNFPAAPIVGVAVMTVWTVAASPVFTYLTVRARSVLAATFFHGTFNAVGWFSLLYLTGAGELLIAPVGVAGIGAAVLATAACVAHDRYVAADRITTGAPLAPWTRRD; encoded by the coding sequence ATGACGACAGCCGTCGACGGTCGCAAAGTAGGCCTGTTTCTGGCGCTCGCGTTCGGCATCTCCTGGACCGGCGCGATCGGACTCTTTCTCGCCGGGATCGATCCGGCGTCGACGCTGGGGACCGTCCTCGTCGTCGTCGTGTTCATGTGGGCGCCCGCCATCTCGGCGATCGTCGTCCAGCGACGCAACGGGGAATCCGTTCGGGCCGGCTGTGGGCTCGCCCGCGGTCGCCTTCGATGGGTCGCCCTGGCCTGGGTGGCCCCCATCGGACTCCTCGCGGCGACGATCGGCGTCGGACTCGCGATTCCGGGCGTCTCGCTGACGACCGACTACGCCGCCTTCCTCGCCGATCTCGGCCTCACGGCCGAGCAGATCGAGGACTCGATCGCCGTCCTCGAGGGACTTCCGGTCCCCCCGATCGTGCTCTTCGTCGTGCAGGGTCTCGTGGCGGGGCTCACGATCAACGCGCTCGCCGCGCTGGGCGAGGAGTTGGGCTGGCGCGGACTGTTGCTCGCGGAACTCGCTCCCCTGGGATTCTGGCGGCTGTCGGCCGTCACGGGCGTCGTCTGGGGGATCTGGCACGCGCCGATAATCCTCCAGGGACACAACTTTCCGGCGGCACCGATCGTCGGCGTGGCCGTGATGACCGTCTGGACCGTCGCCGCGTCGCCCGTGTTCACCTACCTGACCGTCCGCGCGCGATCGGTCCTCGCCGCCACGTTCTTTCACGGGACGTTTAACGCCGTGGGCTGGTTCTCCCTGCTCTATCTCACCGGCGCTGGCGAACTGCTGATCGCGCCCGTCGGCGTCGCCGGGATCGGCGCTGCGGTCCTCGCGACCGCCGCCTGCGTCGCTCACGATAGATACGTCGCCGCCGATCGGATCACGACCGGTGCGCCGCTCGCGCCGTGGACGCGCCGGGACTGA